The following is a genomic window from Shewanella avicenniae.
ACTATGGTGAGCAACTTAACGTATAGCGCTTTGTGGCTTGATGAATAACAGTGAAGCAATGCCTACTCACATTACCGCCTCATTATCTGCTTCTGTAATTCTAAACCATGAATTTGACAGGCTTCTTTTCACGCGAAACTGCCCAAAATGGGCCTGAGCACCGCGCGCCTTTGCGTTGCTCACCCTGCAAACTATTCCTTGATTATCCATTAACTGTCAGGAGTAGTTATGACCGAACAAAAACAATCAAATCAGCTATTAAGCTATCAAGAAGTTTGTCAGTTAACTCAGCTTTCTCAGGCAACCATTCGCCGTTATGTGAAAAATGGTTCTTTTCCTACACCAGTCACACTATCACCTGGCGCTCGAAGTGTGAGATTTCGCCTTGAAGATGTGCAGAAGTGGCTTTTGAGCCTGTGATAGGGAGGTCATATGAAGTTTCGTCATCACCATGATCAACTACAGTATTTCTGCCGT
Proteins encoded in this region:
- a CDS encoding helix-turn-helix transcriptional regulator; the protein is MTEQKQSNQLLSYQEVCQLTQLSQATIRRYVKNGSFPTPVTLSPGARSVRFRLEDVQKWLLSL